One Leptolyngbya sp. SIO1E4 genomic region harbors:
- a CDS encoding hydantoinase B/oxoprolinase family protein, which translates to MARWQFWIDRGGTFTDIVARHPDGRLIVHKLLSENPDRYPDAPLQGIRDLMGLTAQAPIPAQAIAALKMGTTVATNALLERQGDRTVLIITDGFQDALRIGYQNRPDIFARHIQLPEMLYEWVIGVPERIDAHGTVLQSLTPEAEQVLVQQLQAAYDAGIRTCAIVLMHGYRYPSHEQRVAQLARQVGFTQVSVSYEVSPLMKLVSRGDTTVVDAYLSPILRRYVDRIAQALGKADGRRQTADRGPQLMFMQSNGGLTDAALFQGKDSILSGPAGGIVGAVQTSLSAGFQKVIGFDMGGTSTDVSHYSGDYERTFETEVAGVRLRAPMMAIHTVAAGGGSILHFDGSRYRVGPASAGAYPGPACYRNGGPLAVTDCNVMLGKLQPDFFPTVFGPEGNLPLAVDEVKARFAELADRIHQETGDTRSPEQVAAGFLAIAVEKMANAIKKISVQRGYDVSEYTLCCFGGAGGQHACQIAEALGMREIFIHPYAGVLSAYGMGLADVSAIRERSLEVPLTADTLPILETALSELATAGLTELAQQGIATDLNAPPLNCQEDIQVFPRVHLKYEGTDAPLIVPWGTRANMTDTFADLHRQRYGFVLSDKALLVDSISVEVIGQTETPEVPPLARHRQEALTPQTIASVYTRDRWQNTPLYHRDDLCPGDAIPGPALIIEATGTNVVEPGWQARFTDQGALVLKQQAQALDPGVAGEMMAIASDATSTPDPVRLEIFNNLFRAIAEEMGVTLQNTSTSVNIKERLDFSCALFDAEGQLVANAPHIPVHLGSMGESVQSLISAHGAHLRPGDVYALNNPYNGGTHLPDVTVITPVFWDQTDSQTRSSHPQFYVASRGHHADIGGITPGSMPPQSTTLAEEGVLIDNFLLVDQGQFREQALRDLLTNAPYPARNVTQNIADLQAQIAANVKGAEELRRLVAHQGQATVQAYMSHVQNNAEACVRRVIDRLTAGSFTYPLDDGSQIQVKIDINYAQRSATIDFTGTSPQRPTNFNAPAAVCKAAVLYVFRTLVDDDIPLNAGCLKPLHIIIPPGSLLNPQPPAAVVAGNVEVSQAIVDALYGALGVMAGSQGTMNNLTFGSDRYQYYETICGGSGAGPAFDGTDAIHTHMTNSRLTDPEVLEWRFPVLVERFEIRQGSGGAGAHRGGHGIRRCLRFREPMTASILSSHRTVPPFGLAGGQPGAMGQNQLRSADGIEARLGSQAQVQVQAGDCLIIETPGGGGYGPAISD; encoded by the coding sequence ATGGCGCGGTGGCAATTTTGGATTGACCGGGGAGGAACCTTTACTGATATTGTGGCGCGGCATCCTGATGGACGGCTGATCGTTCACAAACTCTTGTCAGAAAATCCTGATCGCTATCCTGACGCGCCCTTGCAGGGCATCCGCGACCTGATGGGCCTGACTGCCCAGGCACCCATTCCAGCTCAGGCGATCGCAGCGTTGAAAATGGGCACCACTGTCGCCACCAACGCGCTGCTAGAACGCCAGGGCGATCGCACAGTGCTGATCATCACCGACGGCTTTCAAGATGCCCTGCGAATTGGCTACCAAAACCGCCCCGATATTTTTGCCCGCCATATTCAGCTACCTGAAATGCTGTACGAGTGGGTCATCGGCGTACCTGAACGGATTGACGCCCACGGCACAGTCCTGCAGTCTCTCACGCCAGAGGCTGAGCAAGTGCTTGTCCAGCAACTCCAGGCCGCCTACGATGCGGGGATCCGAACGTGTGCCATCGTCCTGATGCACGGCTATCGTTACCCGAGTCACGAACAGCGGGTGGCACAGCTGGCACGGCAGGTAGGCTTTACCCAAGTTTCTGTCTCCTATGAAGTGAGCCCCCTGATGAAGCTGGTCAGCCGGGGAGACACCACAGTGGTGGATGCCTACCTCTCCCCCATCTTGCGTCGCTATGTAGATCGCATCGCTCAAGCCCTGGGCAAAGCAGACGGCAGACGGCAGACGGCAGACAGGGGTCCCCAGCTGATGTTTATGCAGTCCAATGGTGGGCTGACGGACGCGGCTCTATTTCAGGGCAAAGACAGCATTCTTTCTGGGCCTGCTGGCGGCATTGTAGGCGCCGTGCAAACCAGTCTCAGCGCAGGCTTCCAGAAAGTCATCGGCTTCGATATGGGCGGCACCTCCACAGATGTGTCTCACTACAGCGGCGACTATGAGCGCACCTTTGAAACGGAAGTGGCAGGGGTCAGGCTGCGGGCACCCATGATGGCTATTCACACCGTAGCGGCTGGGGGTGGGTCAATTTTGCACTTCGATGGCAGTCGCTATCGGGTAGGGCCAGCTTCGGCAGGGGCCTATCCGGGGCCAGCCTGTTATCGCAACGGGGGCCCACTCGCGGTGACAGACTGCAACGTGATGTTGGGAAAACTGCAGCCAGATTTTTTCCCAACGGTGTTTGGGCCGGAAGGCAATTTGCCCCTAGCTGTGGATGAGGTTAAAGCCCGGTTTGCAGAACTCGCCGATCGCATCCACCAAGAAACGGGAGATACGCGATCGCCAGAACAGGTAGCCGCCGGGTTTCTCGCGATCGCCGTGGAAAAAATGGCTAATGCCATCAAAAAAATTTCAGTGCAGCGGGGGTACGATGTCTCCGAGTACACCCTCTGTTGCTTCGGCGGTGCCGGGGGTCAGCACGCCTGCCAGATTGCCGAAGCGCTAGGCATGAGGGAGATTTTCATCCACCCTTATGCGGGGGTACTGTCGGCCTACGGCATGGGGCTGGCGGATGTCAGCGCCATCAGGGAGCGATCGCTGGAGGTGCCCCTGACAGCAGATACCTTACCGATCTTAGAAACTGCTTTGAGCGAGTTGGCCACAGCTGGACTAACAGAGTTAGCTCAGCAGGGCATTGCCACCGATCTCAACGCCCCTCCTTTAAATTGCCAGGAGGATATCCAGGTTTTCCCTCGGGTACATCTGAAATACGAAGGCACTGACGCCCCGCTCATTGTCCCCTGGGGCACGCGGGCAAACATGACAGACACCTTTGCAGATTTACACCGACAGCGCTACGGGTTCGTCTTGTCAGATAAAGCCCTGCTGGTTGATAGTATTTCCGTCGAAGTAATTGGCCAGACAGAAACCCCAGAAGTCCCCCCCCTCGCCCGCCACCGGCAGGAAGCTCTGACCCCTCAAACGATCGCCTCAGTCTACACCCGCGATCGCTGGCAAAATACCCCCCTTTACCACCGCGATGACCTTTGCCCTGGCGATGCGATCCCAGGCCCAGCGCTGATCATCGAAGCGACCGGCACCAATGTCGTGGAACCTGGCTGGCAAGCCCGCTTCACGGACCAGGGCGCTTTGGTGCTGAAACAGCAAGCCCAGGCTCTAGATCCAGGCGTTGCCGGGGAAATGATGGCGATTGCCTCCGATGCCACATCCACCCCTGACCCCGTACGCCTGGAGATTTTCAACAACCTGTTTCGAGCAATTGCGGAGGAAATGGGCGTCACTTTGCAAAACACCAGCACCTCCGTCAACATCAAAGAGCGACTCGATTTTTCCTGCGCCCTCTTTGACGCCGAAGGGCAACTGGTAGCTAATGCCCCTCACATTCCCGTCCATCTTGGCTCTATGGGGGAGAGTGTGCAAAGCCTCATTAGCGCCCATGGAGCACACCTGCGCCCTGGCGATGTCTATGCCCTCAACAACCCCTATAACGGGGGCACTCACCTGCCCGACGTCACGGTGATTACCCCGGTGTTCTGGGATCAGACAGATTCCCAAACAAGGTCATCACACCCTCAATTTTATGTTGCCTCGCGGGGGCACCATGCCGATATTGGCGGCATTACCCCTGGTTCAATGCCGCCCCAAAGTACAACCCTGGCAGAAGAAGGTGTCCTCATTGACAACTTTCTGCTAGTAGATCAAGGTCAATTTCGAGAACAAGCGCTGCGGGACTTGCTCACCAATGCCCCCTATCCTGCGCGAAATGTGACCCAAAATATCGCCGATCTGCAGGCTCAAATTGCGGCCAATGTCAAAGGTGCCGAGGAGCTGCGCCGCCTCGTAGCCCACCAAGGGCAGGCCACGGTGCAAGCCTATATGAGCCATGTGCAAAATAATGCTGAAGCCTGTGTACGGCGAGTGATTGATCGCCTGACGGCAGGGAGTTTTACCTATCCCCTGGATGACGGCAGTCAAATCCAGGTGAAGATTGATATTAACTACGCCCAACGCAGCGCCACGATCGACTTTACCGGGACCTCGCCCCAGCGCCCGACTAATTTCAACGCCCCGGCAGCGGTGTGCAAGGCAGCGGTGCTATACGTTTTTCGAACCCTGGTGGATGACGATATCCCCCTGAATGCGGGCTGCTTGAAACCTCTGCACATCATCATCCCACCGGGATCTCTGCTGAACCCGCAACCCCCGGCGGCAGTGGTGGCAGGCAATGTAGAGGTTTCTCAGGCGATCGTAGATGCCCTCTATGGTGCCTTAGGGGTGATGGCCGGTTCCCAGGGCACAATGAACAATCTGACGTTCGGGAGCGATCGCTATCAGTACTACGAAACTATTTGCGGCGGCTCTGGAGCGGGGCCAGCGTTTGACGGCACCGACGCTATCCATACCCATATGACTAACTCCCGCCTCACTGACCCAGAAGTGTTGGAGTGGCGCTTTCCAGTGCTGGTAGAGCGGTTCGAAATTCGCCAGGGTAGCGGGGGGGCAGGGGCGCATCGGGGGGGCCACGGCATCCGGCGCTGTCTGAGATTTCGAGAACCGATGACAGCGTCGATTCTATCTAGCCACCGTACTGTGCCACCCTTTGGGCTAGCGGGCGGGCAACCTGGAGCAATGGGTCAAAATCAGCTGCGCTCTGCAGACGGAATCGAAGCCAGATTAGGCAGCCAGGCCCAAGTGCAGGTACAGGCTGGAGATTGCCTGATCATCGAAACCCCTGGGGGGGGTGGCTATGGGCCAGCGATTAGCGACTAA
- a CDS encoding glycosyltransferase family 39 protein has translation MFHHSDKNLRAIIWSLRGVPLGFWAGFIVALASTVRIIQYCFNRSLWADESVLALNIVNRSYGELLQPLDYDQGAPFGFLILAKFATQLLGDNEYALRLFPLIGGIATLIIFYSIARHYLQGSSILIALTLIGFLDPVVYFSTEVKQYSTDATIALICFWLAVQVPLKQPPFKVFLLAATGALLIWCSHPAIFVLAGVTFSLLLRGWGRIEASPDRNQKDIKKGFLGSHFRKFFGLIKQQILTRKNLIIYASWFISFLLFYLISIQGLSANEALQESWRSKEAYPDSYNPILFLIWFIDRLGRVFHSTLEFPAYADGVAIAAFVIGCISLFKRRRSEFLTLFSPIFATLFAAYLQKYPFHGRLVFFLTPFFVILVAAGIDQLLKVRNPYLKSLSLLMAVFLLSQPLLETLPLFYQPKLRGDIKPVIEYVQRHQKSGDVLYIFQRGIRQFEFYADRYGYAAGDYIVGIEDLDDIDGSEVSEQERIRYQHDLDQLRGNPRVWVLFSHAWVEEENALMATYLDCLGQRKDTFQAVGAFVYLYDLSDPSAVCNNRSQMTQLLAAVRIQDFEFK, from the coding sequence ATGTTCCATCATAGCGATAAAAATCTTAGGGCAATCATTTGGAGCCTCAGGGGTGTTCCTCTCGGATTTTGGGCTGGGTTTATTGTTGCGCTTGCCAGTACTGTTCGAATTATTCAATATTGCTTTAACCGTTCTTTGTGGGCTGATGAATCTGTTTTAGCGCTGAATATTGTTAACCGTTCCTATGGGGAGCTGCTGCAGCCTTTAGATTACGATCAGGGGGCACCTTTTGGCTTCTTAATTCTCGCAAAGTTTGCAACGCAACTTCTAGGAGATAACGAATACGCCTTGCGTCTTTTCCCCTTGATTGGGGGGATTGCCACACTCATTATTTTTTACTCGATTGCCCGTCACTACTTACAGGGCTCCAGTATCTTAATTGCACTAACGCTGATTGGTTTTCTAGATCCTGTTGTCTATTTTTCAACTGAAGTCAAGCAGTATTCAACAGACGCTACGATTGCGCTCATCTGTTTTTGGCTTGCCGTACAGGTGCCGCTAAAGCAGCCACCCTTTAAAGTCTTCCTATTGGCTGCCACCGGTGCCCTACTGATTTGGTGTTCGCATCCAGCTATTTTCGTGCTCGCTGGCGTTACGTTTAGTTTGCTGCTAAGAGGGTGGGGCCGAATAGAAGCTAGCCCTGATAGAAATCAGAAAGACATCAAGAAAGGCTTTCTCGGGTCACATTTTCGAAAATTTTTTGGGCTGATCAAGCAGCAGATTTTAACTAGAAAGAATCTTATTATTTATGCCAGCTGGTTCATCAGCTTTCTGTTATTTTATCTAATCTCGATTCAAGGGTTGAGCGCCAATGAGGCCCTTCAAGAATCCTGGCGATCCAAAGAAGCCTATCCCGATTCATATAATCCGATTCTTTTCCTAATCTGGTTCATAGACAGATTAGGGCGCGTTTTTCATTCGACCCTGGAATTTCCGGCCTACGCAGACGGGGTTGCGATCGCGGCTTTTGTAATCGGCTGTATTTCCTTATTTAAGCGGAGGCGGAGTGAGTTTCTAACGCTTTTTTCTCCCATTTTTGCGACCTTATTTGCCGCTTATCTCCAAAAATACCCGTTCCATGGCCGATTAGTCTTTTTTCTGACTCCTTTTTTTGTCATCTTAGTCGCAGCAGGCATTGATCAATTACTGAAGGTTCGTAATCCCTACCTTAAAAGCTTGAGTCTGCTCATGGCTGTTTTTTTACTGAGCCAGCCACTGCTCGAAACGTTACCTTTGTTCTATCAGCCTAAGCTCCGCGGAGACATCAAACCTGTTATTGAATATGTCCAGCGTCATCAAAAATCTGGCGATGTTCTATACATTTTCCAGCGGGGTATTCGTCAGTTCGAGTTTTATGCCGATCGCTACGGCTATGCAGCTGGAGACTACATTGTCGGGATTGAGGATTTAGATGATATCGATGGTAGCGAGGTCTCAGAACAAGAACGAATCCGCTATCAACATGATTTAGACCAGCTGCGGGGAAATCCACGCGTCTGGGTTCTCTTTTCCCATGCTTGGGTTGAAGAAGAAAATGCCTTGATGGCCACTTATCTAGACTGTCTGGGTCAGCGAAAAGATACCTTTCAAGCAGTTGGAGCCTTTGTTTATCTATACGATTTGAGTGACCCGAGTGCGGTCTGTAATAACCGTTCTCAAATGACCCAATTATTGGCAGCTGTCAGGATACAAGACTTTGAGTTCAAGTGA